A stretch of the Streptomyces ortus genome encodes the following:
- a CDS encoding tetratricopeptide repeat protein: MTTEGSATDKAVDDPADWEERVAAAWAALEADPQTDTADFRARIDALVAELPADSPVGPFERACAWDSTGHSDKAVPLYRRALALGLDGYRGRRAKIQLSSSLRNIGQPEEGVKLLSPELVGVSDELDDAVRATLALCLASLGREREGLSLVLGALAPHLPRYQRSMANYARLLVEPDA; the protein is encoded by the coding sequence GTGACGACAGAGGGCAGTGCGACGGACAAGGCAGTGGACGACCCGGCGGACTGGGAGGAGCGGGTGGCCGCCGCGTGGGCCGCACTGGAGGCCGATCCGCAGACGGACACGGCGGACTTCCGGGCGCGGATCGACGCGCTCGTCGCCGAGTTGCCCGCCGACAGCCCGGTCGGCCCCTTCGAGCGGGCGTGCGCCTGGGACTCCACGGGCCACTCGGACAAGGCCGTCCCGCTGTACCGCCGGGCCCTGGCGCTCGGCCTCGACGGCTACCGGGGCCGGCGCGCGAAGATCCAGCTGTCCAGCTCGCTGCGGAACATCGGGCAGCCGGAGGAGGGCGTCAAGCTCCTGTCGCCCGAACTCGTCGGTGTGTCCGACGAGTTGGACGACGCCGTACGCGCGACCCTCGCCCTGTGCCTGGCGAGCCTGGGCCGCGAGCGCGAAGGCCTCTCGCTCGTCCTGGGCGCCCTCGCCCCTCATCTGCCGCGCTACCAGCGGTCCATGGCGAACTACGCGCGCCTGCTCGTGGAGCCCGACGCGTAG
- a CDS encoding sensor histidine kinase, with the protein MDTDGDSGENRAGGRARTAAVAGARALLLAVVAPAGSIVLFVFSVVSIVLVPLGIGIVTTPWVLAAVRGFADLRRLLAVRWGGVRIPPAYRPVPKDANPWGRCFRLLGDPAVRRDLLWLPVDMTAGLLTALLPALLIFYPFEGFALAAGLWRALTDGTYVGWWYGFVPVGGQLSALAAGALGAALLVVGVYTAPFLLRVHFLLTRSVLASGQGELAERVRVLTETRRDAVDTSAAELRRIERDLHDGAQARLVAMGMDLGTVEALIEKDPAKARQLVARARRSSAEALTELRDLVRGIHPPVLAERGLGDAVRALALRLPIATEVDVDLPGRLGEPVEAAAYFAVSEVLTNAVKHSGAERIWVDLHHTPERGGMLRIAVTDDGGGGAATGSGSGLSGVERRLGTFDGVLAVSSPAGGPTMVTMEIPCESS; encoded by the coding sequence ATGGACACCGACGGGGACAGCGGGGAGAACAGGGCGGGCGGCCGGGCGCGTACCGCCGCAGTCGCCGGAGCGCGGGCGCTGCTGCTGGCCGTCGTGGCGCCGGCCGGGTCGATCGTCCTCTTCGTGTTCTCCGTCGTGTCGATCGTGCTCGTACCACTGGGCATCGGCATCGTGACGACGCCCTGGGTGCTCGCCGCCGTACGCGGCTTCGCCGACCTGCGGCGGCTGCTGGCGGTCCGGTGGGGCGGGGTGCGGATCCCGCCCGCGTACCGGCCGGTCCCGAAGGACGCCAATCCGTGGGGGCGCTGTTTCCGTCTGCTCGGCGATCCGGCCGTCCGGCGGGACCTCCTGTGGCTGCCGGTGGACATGACCGCGGGCCTGCTCACCGCGCTGCTGCCCGCCCTGCTGATCTTCTACCCCTTCGAGGGGTTCGCGCTGGCCGCCGGGCTGTGGCGGGCCCTCACCGACGGCACGTACGTCGGCTGGTGGTACGGGTTCGTGCCGGTCGGCGGGCAGCTCAGCGCCCTCGCCGCGGGGGCCCTGGGCGCCGCCCTGCTCGTCGTCGGCGTGTACACGGCCCCCTTCCTGCTGCGCGTCCACTTCCTGCTGACCCGGTCCGTCCTCGCGTCCGGGCAGGGCGAACTCGCCGAGCGGGTGCGGGTGCTGACGGAGACCCGCCGGGACGCCGTCGACACCTCCGCGGCCGAACTGCGCCGTATCGAGCGGGATCTGCACGACGGGGCCCAGGCCCGGCTGGTCGCGATGGGCATGGATCTCGGCACGGTCGAGGCCCTGATCGAGAAGGACCCGGCGAAGGCCAGGCAGCTGGTCGCACGGGCCCGCCGGTCCTCGGCGGAGGCCCTCACCGAACTGCGGGACCTGGTACGCGGCATCCATCCCCCCGTGCTCGCCGAGCGCGGACTCGGCGACGCCGTACGGGCGTTGGCGCTGCGGCTGCCGATCGCCACGGAGGTGGACGTGGACCTGCCTGGCCGGCTCGGGGAACCGGTGGAGGCCGCGGCGTACTTCGCCGTCAGTGAGGTCCTGACCAACGCGGTCAAGCACTCGGGGGCCGAGCGGATCTGGGTCGATCTGCACCACACCCCGGAGCGCGGCGGCATGCTGCGGATCGCCGTCACCGACGACGGCGGGGGCGGCGCCGCGACCGGCTCGGGTTCGGGACTCTCCGGAGTCGAACGGCGACTCGGTACATTCGACGGCGTCCTGGCCGTCAGCAGTCCCGCGGGCGGTCCCACCATGGTGACCATGGAGATCCCTTGCGAGTCGTCCTAG
- a CDS encoding fused response regulator/phosphatase, translating to MDVHGKRTDATVLLVDDTAAGRYAMAALLRRAGHQVVVAATGNEALVELDARLRRGTLPDVALVDVDLSDMSGIELCRRIKARPHLAGLPVVHFSATAVTPGARCLGLEAGGEAYLAVPAEPEEIDTVVRAAVRSARLRADDQALARRLTLLLETIVTIQAARGLQELADAAANGTARLTGGPAAVFFLGPDDELYRAHSQDRTSLALPDEGAHRAVAGLLRRLTRGQSGVRITTVPAPLWPGGFFRPGMQHDARLALILTQDGKAAVCLATPTRGVRRLNPEDETLVARLAQATAYAAEPLLMYQVERHVALTLQHSFLPQPHRLPELPGIDIAVRYVPASQQTEIGGDFYAALRTDDGVLAAVGDVVGHSLDAATVMVEIRHALRAYCVEESDPAVLAERLDRMLRHYHPGITTTVCLALIDPATGRTRIANAGHIPPLIIRDTGTADYAKAAGPLLGVGLPHPAPTELFLEAGDRLLMVTDGLIETRGTDLAASMEHLRAAAVGALPGLDALCDTLLDCFGHDREDDIALLALRLG from the coding sequence ATGGACGTCCACGGCAAGCGAACCGACGCGACCGTACTGCTCGTGGACGACACGGCGGCGGGCCGGTACGCCATGGCCGCACTGCTGCGCCGGGCCGGCCACCAGGTCGTCGTGGCCGCCACCGGCAACGAGGCCCTCGTCGAACTCGACGCGCGGCTGCGCAGGGGCACCCTCCCCGACGTGGCCCTCGTCGATGTGGACCTCTCCGACATGAGCGGCATCGAACTCTGCCGCAGGATCAAGGCCCGCCCGCACCTGGCCGGTCTGCCCGTCGTGCACTTCTCCGCCACCGCCGTGACCCCCGGCGCCCGGTGCCTGGGCCTGGAGGCGGGCGGGGAGGCCTATCTGGCGGTACCCGCCGAGCCCGAGGAGATCGACACTGTGGTCCGGGCCGCCGTGCGCTCCGCGCGGCTGCGGGCCGACGACCAGGCACTGGCACGGCGGCTGACGCTGCTGTTGGAGACCATCGTCACCATCCAGGCGGCGCGCGGCCTCCAGGAACTCGCCGACGCCGCCGCCAACGGCACCGCGCGGCTCACCGGCGGCCCCGCCGCCGTCTTCTTCCTCGGCCCTGACGACGAGCTGTACCGCGCCCACTCCCAGGACCGCACCTCGCTCGCACTGCCCGACGAGGGTGCCCACCGGGCCGTGGCCGGGCTGCTCCGGCGGCTCACCCGCGGACAGTCCGGGGTGCGGATCACCACCGTGCCCGCGCCGCTGTGGCCCGGCGGGTTCTTCCGCCCCGGCATGCAGCACGACGCCCGTCTTGCGCTCATCCTCACCCAGGACGGCAAGGCCGCGGTGTGCCTGGCCACGCCCACCCGAGGCGTGCGCAGGCTGAACCCGGAGGACGAGACCCTGGTGGCCCGGCTCGCCCAGGCCACCGCGTACGCCGCCGAGCCGCTGCTCATGTACCAGGTGGAGCGGCACGTCGCCCTCACCCTCCAGCACAGCTTCCTGCCCCAGCCGCACCGGCTCCCCGAACTGCCGGGCATCGACATCGCGGTCCGCTACGTGCCCGCCTCGCAGCAGACCGAGATCGGCGGCGACTTCTACGCGGCACTGCGCACCGACGACGGGGTGCTCGCCGCCGTGGGCGACGTCGTCGGGCACTCGCTGGACGCGGCCACCGTCATGGTCGAGATCCGGCACGCGCTGCGCGCCTACTGCGTCGAGGAGAGCGACCCGGCCGTGCTGGCCGAGCGACTCGACCGGATGCTGCGGCACTACCACCCCGGGATCACCACCACGGTCTGCCTGGCCCTGATCGACCCCGCGACCGGACGCACCCGTATCGCGAACGCCGGCCACATCCCGCCGCTCATCATCCGCGACACCGGTACGGCCGACTACGCGAAGGCCGCCGGGCCGCTGCTCGGGGTGGGGCTGCCCCATCCGGCGCCGACCGAACTGTTCCTCGAAGCGGGCGACCGGCTCCTGATGGTGACCGACGGGCTGATCGAGACGCGCGGTACGGATCTGGCGGCCTCGATGGAACACCTGCGCGCGGCGGCCGTGGGTGCGCTGCCCGGGCTGGACGCCCTGTGCGACACGCTCCTGGACTGCTTCGGCCACGACCGGGAGGACGACATCGCGCTGCTCGCCCTGCGGCTAGGGTGA
- a CDS encoding DUF1996 domain-containing protein, whose product MGRTNRKRRSTLANRAIAASAALALGGGGLLAANIYASAGENKNSTRNAQTTAASVATIKCPDVGQKLTSVPKGARAGVDKELAKLDQQVTEAYKRLADTRQAQAGDPAYVNNAILGPLKSKRVATIDRISNNIKRAGGKGPRGWGKFAGCQGVPAENPTGGGQGNNGGQGGNNGGQGNNGGQGNNGGQGGDNGGQAGNGGQDGGGDGQVVNGPVAADFQDITQVQPNGGPKGVGANGLAANGDGGSTGTFTTSCGTNGNDNHNSDNIIVAPGVDNGAQHTHDYVGNQNNNAFTSDQEFLQADTSCENQADKSSYYWPVLRLQDGTDEFDANDLGGGAEGNIGKILQASEAQLKFVGNKAGDVVAMPQALRIITGDAKAFTNGLANANTNWSCTGFEDRQLTDKYPICPEGSSVVRTSFFQSCWDGQNIDSANHRTHISFVQADGTCANGFKAIPQLQARLVYDVPAPQIQNGQVVNPFAVDGFPDQLHKAITDHNDFINFFDGNEMNEVVNCINSGQNCT is encoded by the coding sequence ATGGGACGCACGAACCGAAAACGCCGCTCCACGCTCGCCAACCGGGCGATAGCCGCATCGGCGGCTCTCGCGCTGGGTGGCGGCGGTCTGCTTGCGGCCAACATCTACGCTTCCGCGGGCGAGAACAAGAACTCGACGCGGAACGCGCAGACGACCGCCGCCTCGGTGGCCACGATCAAATGCCCGGACGTCGGCCAGAAGCTGACCTCCGTGCCCAAGGGCGCACGCGCCGGTGTCGACAAGGAGCTGGCCAAGCTCGACCAGCAGGTCACGGAGGCCTATAAGCGTCTTGCGGACACCCGCCAGGCCCAGGCGGGGGACCCCGCCTACGTCAACAACGCCATTCTCGGCCCGTTGAAGTCCAAGCGCGTTGCCACGATCGACAGGATCAGCAACAACATCAAGCGCGCGGGCGGCAAGGGGCCCAGAGGATGGGGCAAGTTCGCGGGCTGCCAGGGTGTGCCCGCCGAGAATCCGACCGGCGGTGGCCAGGGCAACAACGGCGGCCAGGGCGGAAACAACGGCGGTCAGGGCAACAACGGTGGCCAGGGCAACAATGGCGGCCAGGGCGGTGACAACGGCGGTCAGGCCGGTAACGGCGGCCAGGACGGCGGCGGCGACGGCCAGGTCGTCAACGGTCCCGTGGCAGCCGACTTCCAGGACATCACCCAGGTCCAGCCGAACGGCGGCCCGAAGGGGGTCGGCGCGAACGGCCTCGCCGCGAACGGCGACGGCGGTTCCACCGGCACCTTCACCACGAGCTGCGGCACCAACGGGAACGACAACCACAACTCGGACAACATCATCGTCGCTCCGGGTGTCGACAACGGTGCTCAGCACACGCACGACTACGTGGGCAACCAGAACAACAACGCCTTCACCAGCGACCAGGAGTTCCTCCAGGCCGACACCAGCTGCGAGAACCAGGCCGACAAGTCGTCGTACTACTGGCCGGTGCTGCGTCTGCAGGACGGCACCGACGAGTTCGACGCGAACGACCTCGGTGGCGGTGCGGAAGGAAACATCGGCAAGATCCTCCAGGCCAGTGAGGCTCAGCTGAAGTTCGTCGGCAACAAGGCGGGCGACGTCGTCGCGATGCCGCAGGCACTGCGCATCATCACCGGTGACGCCAAGGCGTTCACCAACGGTCTCGCCAACGCCAACACGAACTGGAGCTGCACCGGGTTCGAGGACCGGCAGCTGACGGACAAGTACCCGATCTGCCCCGAGGGCAGTTCCGTGGTGCGGACGTCCTTCTTCCAGAGCTGCTGGGACGGCCAGAACATCGACAGCGCCAACCACCGCACACACATCTCCTTCGTGCAGGCGGACGGCACCTGCGCCAACGGGTTCAAGGCGATCCCCCAGCTCCAGGCCCGGCTGGTCTACGACGTTCCGGCCCCACAGATCCAGAACGGGCAGGTCGTGAACCCGTTCGCGGTGGACGGCTTCCCCGACCAGTTGCACAAGGCCATCACCGACCACAACGACTTCATCAACTTCTTCGACGGGAACGAGATGAACGAGGTCGTCAACTGCATCAACAGCGGCCAGAACTGCACGTGA
- a CDS encoding TetR/AcrR family transcriptional regulator, producing the protein MTTGVRRRMGVEERRQQLIGVALDLFSRRSPDEVSIDEIASAAGISRPLVYHYFPGKLSLYEAALKRASDDLAERFVEPREGPLGARLLRVMRRFFDFVDEHGPGFSALMRGGPSVGSTTTNALVDGVRQAAYLEIVSHLRVERPPARLELVVRSWISLAEATALIWLDGRRIPRGELEVQLVHDFAALAAVSAASDAEMAAILRAALDQEPTESPFADLVTRLVALAS; encoded by the coding sequence ATGACTACCGGGGTGCGGCGCAGAATGGGCGTCGAGGAGCGACGGCAGCAGTTGATCGGCGTCGCCCTCGACCTGTTCAGCCGGCGCTCGCCGGACGAGGTGTCCATCGACGAGATAGCCTCCGCCGCGGGTATCTCACGACCGCTGGTCTACCACTACTTCCCGGGCAAACTCAGCCTGTACGAGGCCGCGTTGAAGCGTGCCTCGGACGACCTGGCGGAACGTTTCGTTGAGCCGCGGGAAGGGCCGCTGGGGGCGCGGCTGCTGCGGGTGATGCGGCGGTTCTTCGACTTCGTCGACGAGCACGGGCCGGGGTTCTCGGCGTTGATGCGGGGTGGTCCCTCGGTCGGGTCCACCACGACGAACGCGCTCGTGGACGGGGTGCGGCAGGCGGCGTATCTGGAGATCGTGTCGCATCTGCGGGTGGAGCGACCGCCGGCCCGGCTCGAACTGGTCGTGCGGTCCTGGATATCGCTGGCGGAGGCGACGGCGCTGATCTGGCTGGACGGGCGGCGGATTCCGCGCGGGGAGCTGGAGGTTCAGCTGGTGCATGATTTCGCGGCGCTGGCGGCGGTCAGTGCGGCGTCGGACGCGGAGATGGCGGCGATTCTTCGTGCCGCGCTTGACCAGGAGCCGACCGAGAGTCCGTTCGCGGACCTGGTCACGCGCCTGGTGGCGCTCGCGTCCTGA
- a CDS encoding 5-carboxymethyl-2-hydroxymuconate Delta-isomerase translates to MPQITVDYSAPLGDAFDRQGFAVALHAMVVETAAAKTEACKSRFRVVDDIVVGADTVGHALVHVGVALLPGRSAEVKSALTSRALELVRAHVKPADGAVLHASAEVTDLDPSYQKSVN, encoded by the coding sequence ATGCCGCAGATCACCGTCGACTACTCCGCGCCGCTCGGCGACGCCTTCGACCGGCAGGGGTTCGCCGTCGCGCTGCACGCCATGGTGGTGGAGACGGCCGCGGCGAAGACCGAGGCGTGCAAGTCCCGGTTCCGGGTGGTGGACGACATCGTCGTGGGGGCCGACACGGTGGGGCACGCGCTGGTGCACGTCGGTGTGGCGCTGCTGCCGGGGCGCTCCGCGGAGGTGAAGTCGGCGTTGACGTCGCGGGCGTTGGAGCTGGTACGGGCGCATGTGAAGCCGGCCGACGGAGCCGTCCTGCACGCCTCCGCGGAGGTCACCGACCTGGACCCCTCCTACCAGAAGTCCGTGAACTGA
- a CDS encoding LuxR C-terminal-related transcriptional regulator has translation MRVVLAEDLFLLRDGLVRMLEAFDFEIAAAVGTGPELTRALADLEPDVAVVDVRLPPSHTDEGLQCALAARRARPGLPVLVLSQHVEQLYARELLADGVGGVGYLLKDRVFDAEQFIDAVRRVAAGGTAMDPQVIQQLLARRQGDDRPLGRLTPRELEVLELMAQGRSNAAIAGHLVVTERAIAKHTSNIFQKLGLDVSDDDNRRVLAVLAYLDQGR, from the coding sequence TTGCGAGTCGTCCTAGCCGAAGACCTGTTCCTGCTGCGCGACGGTCTGGTCCGGATGCTGGAGGCGTTCGACTTCGAGATCGCCGCCGCCGTCGGGACCGGGCCCGAACTGACGCGTGCACTGGCCGACTTGGAGCCGGACGTCGCCGTGGTCGACGTACGCCTGCCGCCCTCGCACACGGACGAGGGGCTGCAGTGCGCGCTGGCGGCGCGCCGGGCCAGACCCGGGCTGCCGGTCCTCGTCCTGTCCCAGCACGTCGAGCAGCTGTACGCGCGTGAGCTGCTCGCCGACGGGGTCGGCGGGGTCGGTTATCTGCTGAAGGACCGGGTGTTCGACGCCGAGCAGTTCATCGACGCGGTGCGGCGGGTGGCCGCGGGCGGTACGGCGATGGATCCGCAGGTCATCCAGCAGTTGCTGGCGCGTCGGCAGGGCGACGACCGGCCGCTGGGCCGGCTCACACCTCGTGAGCTGGAGGTTTTGGAACTGATGGCGCAGGGCAGGTCGAATGCGGCGATCGCGGGCCACCTCGTGGTCACGGAGCGGGCGATCGCGAAGCACACGTCGAACATCTTCCAGAAGCTGGGCCTGGATGTCTCGGACGACGACAACCGTCGCGTCCTGGCCGTTCTCGCCTATTTGGACCAGGGCCGCTGA